In Trueperaceae bacterium, the genomic stretch CGCGTTGGCGTGCACCGGCGCGGCGCAACCGTCCCCGTGGGCGGGCACCTGGCGCGGCGCGATCGACCCCGGGCCGGGCGAGCTGGCGCTCGTCGTCCGCCTCGACGTCGGTCCGGACGGCCCGCGCGGGACGCTGGACGTCCCGCTCCAGGGCGCGCGCGACGTCCCCCTCGACGTCGTCCTCCTCGACCCCGACACGATCCGCTTCACCGCGCCGGACCTACCCGCCGCCCCGATCTTCACCGGTCGACGGACCGGGGACGTCCTCGAGGGCGACCTCGTGCAGGGGGCGGCCCGCCTCCCGTTTCGACTCGAGCGGGTCCCCACCGACGCCGGTGCGACCGCCCCAGGGGACCGCGGCGCCGCCGGAGACGCGTCCGGTCCCACCCTCCCCGGTGCGGCGGCGGGCCTCACGCCCCGCCCCTACGCCGAAACCGAGGTCGCGGTGGCCGGCCCCGCCGGCCCGCTCGCGGGGACCCTCACCCTGCCGCGCGGGCTGGGCCCCCACCCGGTCGCGCTGCTGCTCTCGACGTCCGGCGCGCAGGACCGCGACGGACGCGTCGCGGGCCACCCGACGGTCCGCACCCTGGCCGACGCCCTGACCCGCGCCGGCATCGCCACCCTCCGGTTCGACGACCGCGGCGTCGGCGGCAGCGCCGGCACGTACGCCGACGCGGGCCTGGACGGCCTCACCGCCGACGCGCTCGCGGCGCTCGCCTGGATCCCCCTACGAAGCGACCTCGCCGCGGACCGCGTCGCCGTCGTCGGGCACGGGCTCGGGGGGATCGTCGCGGCCCGCGCGACCCTCGCCGCGCACGCGCCGGCGCGCCGCCCCGACCTCGTCGCCGGGCCGGTGGCCGACCCCGTCGTTCCCGCCGCGACCGTCCTGCTGGCCGCGCCCGCCGCCGACGGGCTCGCCGTCGCCATCGACCGGGCCCGGGCGGCGCGCCCGACCGCGGACGGCCCGTCCGCCGACGCGGAGGCGACGTACCTCCGGCAGCTGCACGCCGCGTTCCAGGCGGGCGACGCCGCCCGCGCGACCGCGCTCGCACGGGCGTGGGCGACCCGCCGGCTGCAGGCCCGCCCCGCCGCCGAGATCCCCACCAGCGAAGCGGACCGCGACCGGATCGTCGCCGCCGACGTGCGGGACGCGACCGCGCCGACGGCCCGCGACGCCCTCCTCGCCGAACCCGCCGACGTGCTGGCGGCGCTGCCGGGACCGGCGCTCGGGGTGTACGGGGCGCGCGACGTCCAGGTGGTCGCGGCGTCGAACGCGGCGGCGTTGCGCGCCGCGTGGGCCAGCCCCCCGGACGCCGTACGCGCGCCCGACCGCCCGCCCGGGGTTCCCCACGACCGCGACGTGGTCGTCCTCGCGGGCGTGACGCACGCGCTGCGGTCGACCGCGGGGCCGGCGCCCGGTGCGAACGGCACCGACGCGGACGCGATCGCGGCCGGCGTGAAGGCGCGCGTGACGGCGTTCCTGGAGGCGCACCTGTTCGGGTGGTGAGGCGGCGGGCCGTTGCTAGCATGCCGGCATGGCGGACGCCCCCAGCCTGTTCCAGGCGGCCGACGAGCCGCTCGCCGCCCGCATGCGGCCGCGCACCCTCGACGAGTTCGTCGGGCAGGGGCACGTCGTGGGGCCCGGGCGGCTGCTGCGCCGCGCGATCCTCGCCGACCGACTCGCCAGCCTCCTGCTGCACGGCCCCCCGGGGACCGGCAAGACGACCCTCGCGCGCGTCATCGCCGGCTCGACGAAGGCGGAGTTCGTGGCCCTCAACGCGGTGCTGGCGGGCGTCAAGGACCTCCGCGAGCAGGTGGCCGCCGCCGCCGAACGCCAGCGGCGGGGCGGGCGGACGTTGCTGTTCGTCGACGAGGTGCACCGCTTCAACAAGGCGCAACAGGACGCCCTACTGCCGTCGGTCGAGGCGGGGATCGTGACGTTCATCGGGGCGACGACGGAGAACCCGTACTTCGAGGTGAACGCCGCCCTGGTCTCGCGCAGCCGCGTGTTCCAACTCGTGCCCCTGACCGAGGACGACCTCCGGGCGGTGGCCCGCGCCGCCCTGACCGACGAGGTCCGGGGTTTCGGCACGCTCGACGTCCGCCTCGAGGACGACGCGCTCGACCACCTCGTGTCGGTCGCCAACGGCGACGCGCGGTCGTTGTTGAACGCCCTCGAGCTGGCGGTCGTCACGACCGAACCGGACGCGCGGGGCGCCATCGTCGTGGACCGCACCGCCGCGGAGGAATCCATCCAACGGCGGGCGGTGCTGTACGACAAGGAGGGGGACGCGCACTTCGACGTCATCAGCGCCTTCATCAAGAGCGTCCGCGGCAGCGACCCCGACGCCGCGCTGTACTGGCTGGCGAAGATGGTGCACGCCGGGGAGGACCCCCGCTTCATCCTGCGGCGCCTGCGCATCCTGGCCAGCGAGGACGTCGGTCTGGCGGACCCGCAGGCGCTCGTGCACACCGAAGCGGCGGCGCAGACGTACGAGGCGGTCGGCATGCCGGAGGGGCGCTACGCGCTGGCGCAGGCCACGCTGTACCTGGCGACCGCCCCGAAGTCGAACAGCGCCATGGCGTTCTTCGATGCCCTCGCCGCCGTCGAGCGGGAGGGGCGCGGCGACGTGCCGGCGCACCTGAAGGACGCCCACCGCGACGGGGCGGGGTTCGGGCACGGTCGGGGGTACCTGTACCCGCACGCCTACCGCGATCATTGGGTCGCGCAGCAGTACCTCCCCACCGCCCTGCAGGGCCGCCTGTTCTACGACCCCTCCGGCGTGGGGTACGAGGCGACGATCGCGGACGACGTCGCCCGCCGGCGCGACGCGCAGCTCGCGGCGATGACGGGCGGCGATCCGGGGGAGGGGGAGATCCTCTCCACCAGCCCCTGGGACGCGGAACGCGACGCGTGGGCGGAGCGCACCCTGTCGGGGCGCAGCGACCTGGTCGAGGCCCTCCGCGAGCGCCTGGTGGAGGCCGCCGGGCTGGCCCGCCACCACCGCGTGCTGGACCTGGCGGTCCGGTCGGGCTGGACGACGTTCGAGGCGATGCGGCGGACGCCCGAGGGGCACGTGTGGTCGCTGCCGCACGGCGAGGCGGCGGCGGACGCGATCCGCGCGCGCGTCGCCGGCCGTCCCGAGCTCGAACGCCCGGTCGTCGCCGTCCGCCCCGAGGGCGACGGGACCGACGGCGCGCCGTGGTGGGCTGCGCTCGCGGAAGGGGACGCACCCCCGACCTTCGACCGGCTTCTCGCCGTCGGGCAGCGCGCGACGGTCGAGCCCGCCGCCGAAGCGTGGCTCGCGCACCTCGCGCCGGCGGGGCGGGCGGTGCTCCTCGATCCCGCCCCCGGGGCCGGGGGGCGGCTCGCGGACGCGGTCGGGGACGCCCTCGACGCCCCCCGGGCGGCGCTGCTCGCCGCCGCCGAAGCGGCGCTCGCGGCGCCGGACGGGGAGGACGCCCTCGACGCGTCGGTGGAGGCGTGGACGGCGGCCGGCGGGGTCGTCGAGCGGAGGGAGGCGTTCGACGTCACCGTCGAGCGCCGCTTCGCCGCCGCGACGGTCGACGGCTGGTTCGAAGCGGACCGGCCGTTACCCGCCGCCCTCGCCGACGCCGGCGCGGACGGGAGCGACGTCGCGGCGATCCGCGCGGCGCTGACGCGCGCGTTGACGGCGGGTGTGGCGTGGCGGTCGCGGTGGACCCTGCGGGTCGTCCGGAGGGGCGACGCCCCCCCGGACGCCTGACGTCAGGCCAGGGCGCGCCGAAGGCGGGCGCTCAGCGCATCGACGACGATCACGAACACGATGATGACCAGCAGGATGACGGTCACCTCGCCCCACAAGCGGAACTGCAGGCGTTGCTGCAGGATCAGGCCGATCCCGCCCGCCCCGACGAGGCCGAGGACGGTCGCGGCGCGCAGGTTGATCTCGAAGCGGAACAACAGGTTCGACGCGAACTCCGGCAGGACCTGCGGCGTGACGCTCCACAGGAAGACGTGCAGGCCGTTCCCGCCGACCGCGCGGATCGCTTCGTTCGGGCCGGGGTCGATGCCCTCGACGACGTCCCCGAAGATCTTGCCGAGGAAGCCGATCGAGTGAATGCCCATCGCCATGATCCCGGCGGTCGGGCCGGGCCCGGTGGCCGCGACGAAGATGATGGCCAGCAGGATCTCCGGGAAGGTCCGGACCGCGACGAGGAGCACCTTCCCGGGGTAGGCCAGGACGGCCGACGGCATCAGGTTGCCGCTCGCAAGGAACGAGATCGGGAAGGCGAACAGGCCGCCGACGATCGTGCCGAGGATCGCCATGAACAGCGTCTCGAACATCACCGCGATCGCGCGGGGGAGGAGGCTCCACTCGGGCGTCACCAACCCGCGGAGGATCGGCGGGACGTTCGACGTGATGCCGGTCGCGACCCGCTCGACGCTGGGCAGGTCGAGGGTCGCGAGGGTCACGACCGCCAGGACCGCCACGCCGACCGCCGCTGCGAGGCGGAGGCGGGCGTTGCGGCGTTGCGGGGCGGGTTGGGGGGGGACGGTCGGCGTCGCCATCAGATCAACCTCGCGCGCAACCAGATCGACGCGCCGTCGATCGCGAGGACCAACGCGAACGTCGCCAGCACGATGAGGCTCACGTCGCCGTACGCGAAGAAGTTGAGGCGACCCAGCAGGTCCTGTCCGATCCCGCCCGCACCGACCAGCCCGAGCACGACCGACGCGCGGACGTTGATCTCGAAGGCGTACAGCAGGAAACTCGTCAGCGTCGCGCCGACCTGCGGGAGGACCGCGAACTGGATCGTCTGGTTCCGGGTCGCGCCGGCCGCGCGGAGCGCCTCGAGGGGGCCGGGGTCGACCGCCTCGACGCTTTCCGACCCGAGCTTCGTGAGGACCGCGATCGTGAACAGCGTCAACGCGACGACGCCGGGCAGCGGGCCGATGCTGAGGACGGGGGCGAGGAGCGCCGCGAAGAGCAGGTCGGGGATCGACCGCAACACCGTGAGGAGGGACCGCGTCACCATCAACACGACGCGGTTCGGGGCGGTGTTGATCGACGCGAGGAACAACAGCGGGTACGCGAGAAGCGCGCCGAACAACGTCCCGAGGTAGGCGATCTGGACCGTCTCGAGGAGCGGCCCCCAGATCTCGGGGAGGTAGCTCCAGTCGGGCACGAGCTTCGCGAAGAACTCGACGAAATCGACCGTGCCGAGCACCAGGCTGGCGAGGGAGAACTCGGTCTGCCAGGCGGACACCGCGATCGCCCCGAGGATCAGCCCGAGGGTGGTGGTGGTGCGGAGGCGTTGCGCGGCGCTGCGCGCCGGGAGGGCGGCGCTAGCCTGCATCGGCCGGTGTGGCGACGGTGTCGGCGTCGCCGCGCAGGTCGGTGTCGGCGTCGATGGGGCGGCCGTAGATGCGTTCGAACACCGCGTCGGTCGCCTCCGCCGGGGGGCCGTCGAAGACGATGCGGCCGTCGTTCATGCCGACGATGCGGTCGGCGTACTGGCGCGCCATGTCGATGAAGTGGAGGTTCACGAGGGTCGTGATGCCGTCCTCCCGCGCGATGCGTTTGAGGTCCTGCATCACCGCGTGGCTGGTGGGCGGGTCGAGGCTGGCGACCGGTTCGTCGGCGAGCATCACGCGGGGGCGTTGCGCGAGCGCGCGAGCGATCCCGACGCGTTGCTGCTGCCCGCCGGACAACGCGTCGGCGCGCTGCCAGGCCTTGTCGGGGATGCCGACGCGGACGAGGGCGTCGGCGGCCGCCTCGCGGTCGTCGGCCCCGAACGCCCCGAGGAGGCCCCGCCAGGCGGGGACGTGCCCGAGGCGGCCGGCGAGGACGTTGCGCATGACGGTGGAGCGCTTGACGAGGTTGAACGTCTGGAAGATCATGCCGATCTCGCTGCGCAACGCCCGCAGGTCCGCGCCGCGGGCGGTCGTGATGGAGCGGCCGTCGATGCGGACGTCGCCCCGTGCGGGGGGCACGAGGTGGTTGATCGTGCGGATCAACGTCGACTTCCCGGCGCCCGACAGGCCGACGATGACGACGAACGCACCGTCCTCCACCTGGAGGTTCACGTCGTGCAGCGCTTGGAAGCCGTTGGGGTAGACGACGTCGAGGTGGTCGACTTCGATCACGGGGACTCCTGGCACGGCGCGGGGGGTCGCCGGCGACGCCGACGACCCCCCGCGCGGCTTCGTGGGGTTACTGGAAGGTCTTCTGGACTTCGCGGACGGGGTCGTACGCGCTCGAGTTGATGGTGGCGAACGCGTCACCGCTCACGAGCTCGTCGATGATCGCGACGCCCTCCTCGGTGTCGCCGAGCTCCACGAGCGCCTGACGGATGATGTTGGCGACCTCGTCGCTGAGGCCCGAGCGGACGACGGCGCCGTCGTTCGGGATGTCGTTGGTGTAGCCGAGGACGCACACCTCGTCCATGACGTCGGGGAAGTCGCCCTCGACGTTGCTGCGGGCGTCGTCGAAGCTGGCGGCGACGTCGACGTCGCCGTTGTAGACCGCGAGGACCGACGCGTCGTGCCCACCGGCGAAGATGGTGGTCATGTCCTCGTCGGGGTCGATGCCGTAGTTGTTGAGCAGGTGCGCGTACGGGTACTGGTAGCCGCTCGTGGAGCCGGGGTCGACGAACGCCATGCGGGCGCCCTCGAGGCTCTCGAACGTCTGGAAGTCCCCGTCGCACTTGACGTTGAACTGCGACTTGTAGGTCGACGCGCCGTAGCGGACGGTGGCGACGATGGGCTTGGCGTCGTAGCGGTCGATCGCCTGCACCATGGAGGCCGGTCCGAAGAGGCCGACGTCGATGCGCTGGTTGCCGATCGCTTCGACCAGACCGACGTAGTTCGTGCTGACGAAGGTGTCGACCGGGATCAGGAGTTCGTTCTCGAGGTACTCCGCGAGCGGCTCGAGCGACTCGACGAGGGTCTGCGACTCGACGCTGGGCACCATGCCGATCGTGAGTTCGATCGGGAAATCCTCGACGTCGGACTGCGCGGTGGCGACGCCGACCAGGCCGGCGGCGAGCAGGAGGGCGGTCAGGGTGCGAAGCATGCGGTTCATCGGGGGATCACCTCCAAGGAGTGTCTACGCCACCACGCTAGCCACGCCGTGTCAGCGCTCCGTCAGTTCCCGGTCGGGGGTGGGCGACGGCCCACCCCCGGGTCACTTCGAATCGGACAGCGCGAAGCCGCGCATGAACTGTTCCTGGAGCAGCATGAACACCAGGAGGGGGGGAACGAGGCTGAGGGTGGCGCCCGCCATCACGTACCCCCACTCGACGCCCTCGCCGGTCCCGATGATGAGGTTGAGGCCGACCTGGACCACTTGGAGTTCCTCGCGGCGGATGATGACCTTGGGCCAGAGGTACTGGTTCCAGACGTACACGAACTCGATGACGGCGAGCGCACCGATCGTGTTCCACGACATCGGCACCAGGATGCGGCGCAGGAACTGCCACGGCGTCGCGCCGTCGATGCGGGCGGCGTCGGCGAGGCTGCTGGGGATCGCCATGAAGTGCTGGCGGAACAGGAACGTCCCGGTCGCCGACGCCAGGAACGGCACGATCAACGCCGCGTACGTGTTCGCCCAACCGAAGCCGTACTCGGCGGGTTGGAACAGAATCCGGTCGGGTCGCGACAACCACCGCCACCACGCCTCGAGGCTTTCGGGCGGTTGCAGGCTGACGATGTCGAACAACGGCACGACCAACACCTGAATGGGGATCATCAGGGTCAACAGGATGAGGCCGAAGATGACGCGCTTGAAGGGGAAGCGGAAGTACACGAGCGCCATGCCCGCCATCAGCGACAGGGTGGTCTTGCCGACCGTCACGGCGATGGCGGCGATGAAGCTGTTGCGCATGAAGACGAGCAGGTTCGCGTTCAGGAAGACGTTGCGGACGTTCTCGAAGAACTGCGTGCCGGGGATCAGGCTGGGGGAGAGCACGTCGACGCGCGTTTGGGTGGCCTTGACGACGGCGAAGAGGATGGGGAAGGCGATGATCGTGACCGCCGCGATCAGGACCGCGTGCAGGATCCAGGCGTTGCGGCGACGCATCAGTTGTCTCCGTACTGCACGCGGCGGGAACCGTAGCGGAACTGCAGCAGCGTGATCAGGATCGTGAAGACGAGGATGACGTTGCCGAGCGCGGCGGCGAGGCCGGTGTTGCCCGACCCCCCGAAGCCGTCGAGCGTCACCTGGTAGATCATCGTGGTCGTGAGTCCCGCCCCGTCCGCCGGGGGCGGCCCGACCGGCCCACCGCTCGTGACGATGTCGATGAGGCCGTACGACTCGAAGAAGGCGAACGTCAGGTTCGTGAACAACAAGAAGAACGTCATGGGGGAGAGCATCGGGACGGTGATGCGGAAGAACCGTTGGATGGGGCCGGCGCCGTCGATGGCGGCCGCTTCGCCCAACTCCTTGGGGACGTTCTG encodes the following:
- a CDS encoding carbohydrate ABC transporter permease gives rise to the protein MRRRNAWILHAVLIAAVTIIAFPILFAVVKATQTRVDVLSPSLIPGTQFFENVRNVFLNANLLVFMRNSFIAAIAVTVGKTTLSLMAGMALVYFRFPFKRVIFGLILLTLMIPIQVLVVPLFDIVSLQPPESLEAWWRWLSRPDRILFQPAEYGFGWANTYAALIVPFLASATGTFLFRQHFMAIPSSLADAARIDGATPWQFLRRILVPMSWNTIGALAVIEFVYVWNQYLWPKVIIRREELQVVQVGLNLIIGTGEGVEWGYVMAGATLSLVPPLLVFMLLQEQFMRGFALSDSK
- a CDS encoding AAA family ATPase, whose amino-acid sequence is MADAPSLFQAADEPLAARMRPRTLDEFVGQGHVVGPGRLLRRAILADRLASLLLHGPPGTGKTTLARVIAGSTKAEFVALNAVLAGVKDLREQVAAAAERQRRGGRTLLFVDEVHRFNKAQQDALLPSVEAGIVTFIGATTENPYFEVNAALVSRSRVFQLVPLTEDDLRAVARAALTDEVRGFGTLDVRLEDDALDHLVSVANGDARSLLNALELAVVTTEPDARGAIVVDRTAAEESIQRRAVLYDKEGDAHFDVISAFIKSVRGSDPDAALYWLAKMVHAGEDPRFILRRLRILASEDVGLADPQALVHTEAAAQTYEAVGMPEGRYALAQATLYLATAPKSNSAMAFFDALAAVEREGRGDVPAHLKDAHRDGAGFGHGRGYLYPHAYRDHWVAQQYLPTALQGRLFYDPSGVGYEATIADDVARRRDAQLAAMTGGDPGEGEILSTSPWDAERDAWAERTLSGRSDLVEALRERLVEAAGLARHHRVLDLAVRSGWTTFEAMRRTPEGHVWSLPHGEAAADAIRARVAGRPELERPVVAVRPEGDGTDGAPWWAALAEGDAPPTFDRLLAVGQRATVEPAAEAWLAHLAPAGRAVLLDPAPGAGGRLADAVGDALDAPRAALLAAAEAALAAPDGEDALDASVEAWTAAGGVVERREAFDVTVERRFAAATVDGWFEADRPLPAALADAGADGSDVAAIRAALTRALTAGVAWRSRWTLRVVRRGDAPPDA
- the phnC gene encoding phosphonate ABC transporter ATP-binding protein; the protein is MIEVDHLDVVYPNGFQALHDVNLQVEDGAFVVIVGLSGAGKSTLIRTINHLVPPARGDVRIDGRSITTARGADLRALRSEIGMIFQTFNLVKRSTVMRNVLAGRLGHVPAWRGLLGAFGADDREAAADALVRVGIPDKAWQRADALSGGQQQRVGIARALAQRPRVMLADEPVASLDPPTSHAVMQDLKRIAREDGITTLVNLHFIDMARQYADRIVGMNDGRIVFDGPPAEATDAVFERIYGRPIDADTDLRGDADTVATPADAG
- a CDS encoding alpha/beta hydrolase, encoding ALACTGAAQPSPWAGTWRGAIDPGPGELALVVRLDVGPDGPRGTLDVPLQGARDVPLDVVLLDPDTIRFTAPDLPAAPIFTGRRTGDVLEGDLVQGAARLPFRLERVPTDAGATAPGDRGAAGDASGPTLPGAAAGLTPRPYAETEVAVAGPAGPLAGTLTLPRGLGPHPVALLLSTSGAQDRDGRVAGHPTVRTLADALTRAGIATLRFDDRGVGGSAGTYADAGLDGLTADALAALAWIPLRSDLAADRVAVVGHGLGGIVAARATLAAHAPARRPDLVAGPVADPVVPAATVLLAAPAADGLAVAIDRARAARPTADGPSADAEATYLRQLHAAFQAGDAARATALARAWATRRLQARPAAEIPTSEADRDRIVAADVRDATAPTARDALLAEPADVLAALPGPALGVYGARDVQVVAASNAAALRAAWASPPDAVRAPDRPPGVPHDRDVVVLAGVTHALRSTAGPAPGANGTDADAIAAGVKARVTAFLEAHLFGW
- a CDS encoding phosphate/phosphite/phosphonate ABC transporter substrate-binding protein; amino-acid sequence: MNRMLRTLTALLLAAGLVGVATAQSDVEDFPIELTIGMVPSVESQTLVESLEPLAEYLENELLIPVDTFVSTNYVGLVEAIGNQRIDVGLFGPASMVQAIDRYDAKPIVATVRYGASTYKSQFNVKCDGDFQTFESLEGARMAFVDPGSTSGYQYPYAHLLNNYGIDPDEDMTTIFAGGHDASVLAVYNGDVDVAASFDDARSNVEGDFPDVMDEVCVLGYTNDIPNDGAVVRSGLSDEVANIIRQALVELGDTEEGVAIIDELVSGDAFATINSSAYDPVREVQKTFQ
- the phnE gene encoding phosphonate ABC transporter, permease protein PhnE, with protein sequence MQASAALPARSAAQRLRTTTTLGLILGAIAVSAWQTEFSLASLVLGTVDFVEFFAKLVPDWSYLPEIWGPLLETVQIAYLGTLFGALLAYPLLFLASINTAPNRVVLMVTRSLLTVLRSIPDLLFAALLAPVLSIGPLPGVVALTLFTIAVLTKLGSESVEAVDPGPLEALRAAGATRNQTIQFAVLPQVGATLTSFLLYAFEINVRASVVLGLVGAGGIGQDLLGRLNFFAYGDVSLIVLATFALVLAIDGASIWLRARLI
- the phnE gene encoding phosphonate ABC transporter, permease protein PhnE → MATPTVPPQPAPQRRNARLRLAAAVGVAVLAVVTLATLDLPSVERVATGITSNVPPILRGLVTPEWSLLPRAIAVMFETLFMAILGTIVGGLFAFPISFLASGNLMPSAVLAYPGKVLLVAVRTFPEILLAIIFVAATGPGPTAGIMAMGIHSIGFLGKIFGDVVEGIDPGPNEAIRAVGGNGLHVFLWSVTPQVLPEFASNLLFRFEINLRAATVLGLVGAGGIGLILQQRLQFRLWGEVTVILLVIIVFVIVVDALSARLRRALA